Proteins encoded within one genomic window of Diorhabda sublineata isolate icDioSubl1.1 chromosome 1, icDioSubl1.1, whole genome shotgun sequence:
- the LOC130452174 gene encoding histone deacetylase complex subunit SAP130-A isoform X2 encodes MSTNTEDEKDSPKAVPLDLARNISSVRTVEGKTPIVMTNQSLRGMRVLTQSVPGSNPSTLSTPTIIATNLVSQAVLKTDSGRPQITGIITSNTSQPQVTSNLSRPTQITLSAPSQTIGTSYHVPRGPAVVANLAAPRSNVTTVRTPMVVAQGGQPHTFVRPPRSSSPASGTAWLTNSSTGSQIKGAPTVLSSPVRGATVTGKPAVISRTQSQGVSTIRPGAILQNAISIGQTGQIHSFKAGTTGIQALGNTVTIAQVLPTRTQAVVYSANSNAQFTPARITVATTTSAPRLNQPRPLNQVTTARLTVPVNVSQSGTRLITPQATVLSSGGRISAVTTTQTSTAPRIVTTQPNLSIGRLSVATATPTAVTNATFIGSTKLSTLNLHSLVAVANANTPPARTTISTQGPKVITQPAQGTIQLTAQLKTTPSIVSTVSVPAAIVTQQRQATLVPSQAISIAKVFPQNDNPVSGSAPTNVFIHTPVQSTRHSSPSPNQSNCITQTSSTVPATTVATYSITSGTYFYDNAYSMPNRNFTQQQQTFSNQNMQIRPSMNTQVHGIVSNQQMRFNSVMVLEQNRGNSQIQQSQLSEQTGQQLTEQIYPTNKITSSPRPSILRKRDHEGSPLKAAKNLVPILSNLSSQQSHCLPPASPPSRPDSRGNGHSSGGSTTISATSSPGLAEINDDSNHAIINNKEEEETKPPPMEMSPRKKPRKQQLTGNDLDENKDDMEFISDRPIKKDEDSDVNQSDEPKDGAPEAGQVTTVRKPASASLLNSYRQNWKATHNHYLRHTDVKPKDERRPTIMDLANQYRVQDKVNGWKIHHLSTQMEDLADQEQTVYNQLTELLKCTESEEGCKQFNKEINRINELIKGNLQRIKIINDGMVEAKTSIMKIFDHKVHVTDIINRCASKRNFKKREKS; translated from the exons ATGAGTACAAATACAGAGGACGAAAAAGACTCTCCAAAGGCCGTTCCTTTGGATCTAGCTCGAAATATATCAAGTGTAAGGACTGTGGAAGGTAAAACTCCCATAGTAATGACGAATCAATCGTTACGAGGTATGAGAGTGTTAACTCAGAGCGTACCTGGCTCGAATCCTTCGACGCTCAGCACTCCTACTATTATCGCCACAAATTTGGTATCACAAGCAGTTCTTAAAACAG ATTCTGGTAGACCTCAAATTACTGGTATTATTACAAGCAACACCTCCCAACCTCAAGTTACCAGTAATTTGTCTAGACCTACACAGATAACACTTTCAGCTCCTTCCCAAACTATAGGAACTTCTTATCACGTCCCAAGAGGACCTGCTGTAGTGGCAAACTTAGCCGCCCCCAGAAGTAATGTCACTACAGTTAGAACACCTATGGTTGTTGCCCAAGGTGGtcag CCCCATACATTTGTACGTCCACCACGTTCGTCAAGCCCAGCTTCTGGAACCGCTTGGCTTACAAACAGTTCGACTGGTTCCCAAATCAAAGGTGCCCCAACGGTATTAAGCTCACCCGTCAGGGGTGCTACCGTAACAGGAAAACCTGCAGTAATCAGTAGAACCCAGTCACAGGGTGTGTCCACTATTCGTCCGGGTGCTATATTACAAAATGCTATTTCCATAGGTCAAACTGGACAG atCCATTCTTTTAAAGCTGGAACTACTGGAATCCAAGCATTAGGAAATACTGTTACTATAGCTCAGGTTTTACCAACCAGAACACAAGCTGTAGTTTATAGTGCTAATTCCAATGCTCAGTTTACTCCAGCAAGAATTACAGTAGCTACAACAACTTCAGCACCTAGATTGAATCAACCTAGACCTCTC aatcaggtTACTACAGCCCGTCTAACTGTTCCTGTAAACGTATCACAATCAGGTACCAGGTTAATAACCCCACAAGCAACCGTATTAAGTTCGGGTGGTAGAATATCTGCTGTTACAACTACTCAAACATCTACAGCTCCGAGAATAGTTACAACGCAACCAAATCTATCGATCGGAAGATTATCAGTTGCGACTGCTACCCCCACGGCCGTAACCAACGCTACTTTTATAGGTTCGACGAAATTATCGACTTTAAATTTACATTCGTTGGTAGCAGTAGCAAATGCTAACACTCCTCCCGCAAGGACGACCATATCTACCCAGGGACCTAAAGTTATAACTCAACCGGCTCAAGGTACCATTCAATTAACCGCACAGTTGAAAACTACACCTAGTATTGTTTCAACAG ttagCGTTCCAGCTGCTATAGTCACCCAACAGAGACAAGCGACGTTGGTGCCTTCTCAAGCTATTTCCATCGCTAAAGTTTTTCCTCAAAATGATAATCCAGTTAGCGGTAGTGCTCCTACTAATGTATTTATACACACTCCTGTGCAATCTACTAGACATTCTTCCCCTA gtcCTAATCAGAGTAATTGTATTACACAAACCAGCAGTACAGTACCGGCTACTACGGTAGCTACTTACTCAATAACTAGCGGTACTTACTTTTATGATAACGCTTATTCGATGCCGAACAGGAATTTTACACAACAACAACAAACTTTTTCTAATCAAAATATGCAAATCAGACCGTCGATGAATACCCAAGTGCACGGTATAGTGTCCAATCAACAGATGCGTTTCAATTCCGTTATGGTACTAGAACAGAACCGTGGAAATTCCCAAATACAACAGTCTCAATTATCAGAACAAACCGGTCAACAGTTAACCGAACAGATTTATCCGACTAATAAGATTACATCGTCGCCAAGACCGAGTATTTTGAGGAAAAGAGACCACGAAGGTTCCCCGCTTAAAGCTGCTAAGAATCTAGTGCCGATTTTATCGAATTTGTCTTCACAACAATCCCATTGTCTACCTCCAGCTTCACCCCCATCGAGACCGGATTCCAGGGGGAACGGACATAGTTCTg GTGGTAGTACAACTATTTCTGCTACTTCTAGTCCTGGTTTAGCAGAAATAAACGACGACAGTAACCACgctattataaataataaagaagaagaagaaacgaaGCCCCCTCCAATGGAAATGAGTCCTAGGAAGAAACCAAGAAAACAACaact taccgGAAACGATTTGGACGAAAATAAAGACGATATGGAATTCATATCGGACCGTCCTATAAAAAAAGATGAAGATTCAGATGTAAATCAATCGGACGAACCGAAAGATGGCGCCCCAGAAGCCGGACAAGTTACCACAGTAAGAAAACCAGCATCGGCTAGTTTATTAAACAGTTATAGACAAAACTGGAAAGCAACTCATAATCATTATTTGAGACACACAGATGTGAAACCAAAAGACGAAAGGAGACCTACCATTATGGATCTGGCTAATCAGTACAGGGTGCAGGATAAAGTGAACGGATGGAAAATACATCATTTATCCACGCAAATGGAAGATCTG gCCGATCAAGAACAAACCGTCTATAATCAATTGACCGAATTGCTCAAGTGTACGGAATCCGAAGAAGGGtgtaaacaatttaataaagaaataaatagaatcaACGAATTGATTAAG ggtAATTTGCAgagaattaaaattataaatgacgGTATGGTGGAAGCGAAAACCTccattatgaaaatatttgatcacAAAGTTCACGTGACTGATATTATCAATAGATGTGCCAGTAaacgtaattttaaaaaaagggaAAAGTCTTGA
- the LOC130452174 gene encoding histone deacetylase complex subunit SAP130-B isoform X1 yields MSTNTEDEKDSPKAVPLDLARNISSVRTVEGKTPIVMTNQSLRGMRVLTQSVPGSNPSTLSTPTIIATNLVSQAVLKTDSGRPQITGIITSNTSQPQVTSNLSRPTQITLSAPSQTIGTSYHVPRGPAVVANLAAPRSNVTTVRTPMVVAQGGQPHTFVRPPRSSSPASGTAWLTNSSTGSQIKGAPTVLSSPVRGATVTGKPAVISRTQSQGVSTIRPGAILQNAISIGQTGQIHSFKAGTTGIQALGNTVTIAQVLPTRTQAVVYSANSNAQFTPARITVATTTSAPRLNQPRPLNQVTTARLTVPVNVSQSGTRLITPQATVLSSGGRISAVTTTQTSTAPRIVTTQPNLSIGRLSVATATPTAVTNATFIGSTKLSTLNLHSLVAVANANTPPARTTISTQGPKVITQPAQGTIQLTAQLKTTPSIVSTGTRTISVPAAIVTQQRQATLVPSQAISIAKVFPQNDNPVSGSAPTNVFIHTPVQSTRHSSPSPNQSNCITQTSSTVPATTVATYSITSGTYFYDNAYSMPNRNFTQQQQTFSNQNMQIRPSMNTQVHGIVSNQQMRFNSVMVLEQNRGNSQIQQSQLSEQTGQQLTEQIYPTNKITSSPRPSILRKRDHEGSPLKAAKNLVPILSNLSSQQSHCLPPASPPSRPDSRGNGHSSGGSTTISATSSPGLAEINDDSNHAIINNKEEEETKPPPMEMSPRKKPRKQQLTGNDLDENKDDMEFISDRPIKKDEDSDVNQSDEPKDGAPEAGQVTTVRKPASASLLNSYRQNWKATHNHYLRHTDVKPKDERRPTIMDLANQYRVQDKVNGWKIHHLSTQMEDLADQEQTVYNQLTELLKCTESEEGCKQFNKEINRINELIKGNLQRIKIINDGMVEAKTSIMKIFDHKVHVTDIINRCASKRNFKKREKS; encoded by the exons ATGAGTACAAATACAGAGGACGAAAAAGACTCTCCAAAGGCCGTTCCTTTGGATCTAGCTCGAAATATATCAAGTGTAAGGACTGTGGAAGGTAAAACTCCCATAGTAATGACGAATCAATCGTTACGAGGTATGAGAGTGTTAACTCAGAGCGTACCTGGCTCGAATCCTTCGACGCTCAGCACTCCTACTATTATCGCCACAAATTTGGTATCACAAGCAGTTCTTAAAACAG ATTCTGGTAGACCTCAAATTACTGGTATTATTACAAGCAACACCTCCCAACCTCAAGTTACCAGTAATTTGTCTAGACCTACACAGATAACACTTTCAGCTCCTTCCCAAACTATAGGAACTTCTTATCACGTCCCAAGAGGACCTGCTGTAGTGGCAAACTTAGCCGCCCCCAGAAGTAATGTCACTACAGTTAGAACACCTATGGTTGTTGCCCAAGGTGGtcag CCCCATACATTTGTACGTCCACCACGTTCGTCAAGCCCAGCTTCTGGAACCGCTTGGCTTACAAACAGTTCGACTGGTTCCCAAATCAAAGGTGCCCCAACGGTATTAAGCTCACCCGTCAGGGGTGCTACCGTAACAGGAAAACCTGCAGTAATCAGTAGAACCCAGTCACAGGGTGTGTCCACTATTCGTCCGGGTGCTATATTACAAAATGCTATTTCCATAGGTCAAACTGGACAG atCCATTCTTTTAAAGCTGGAACTACTGGAATCCAAGCATTAGGAAATACTGTTACTATAGCTCAGGTTTTACCAACCAGAACACAAGCTGTAGTTTATAGTGCTAATTCCAATGCTCAGTTTACTCCAGCAAGAATTACAGTAGCTACAACAACTTCAGCACCTAGATTGAATCAACCTAGACCTCTC aatcaggtTACTACAGCCCGTCTAACTGTTCCTGTAAACGTATCACAATCAGGTACCAGGTTAATAACCCCACAAGCAACCGTATTAAGTTCGGGTGGTAGAATATCTGCTGTTACAACTACTCAAACATCTACAGCTCCGAGAATAGTTACAACGCAACCAAATCTATCGATCGGAAGATTATCAGTTGCGACTGCTACCCCCACGGCCGTAACCAACGCTACTTTTATAGGTTCGACGAAATTATCGACTTTAAATTTACATTCGTTGGTAGCAGTAGCAAATGCTAACACTCCTCCCGCAAGGACGACCATATCTACCCAGGGACCTAAAGTTATAACTCAACCGGCTCAAGGTACCATTCAATTAACCGCACAGTTGAAAACTACACCTAGTATTGTTTCAACAGGTACAAGAACAA ttagCGTTCCAGCTGCTATAGTCACCCAACAGAGACAAGCGACGTTGGTGCCTTCTCAAGCTATTTCCATCGCTAAAGTTTTTCCTCAAAATGATAATCCAGTTAGCGGTAGTGCTCCTACTAATGTATTTATACACACTCCTGTGCAATCTACTAGACATTCTTCCCCTA gtcCTAATCAGAGTAATTGTATTACACAAACCAGCAGTACAGTACCGGCTACTACGGTAGCTACTTACTCAATAACTAGCGGTACTTACTTTTATGATAACGCTTATTCGATGCCGAACAGGAATTTTACACAACAACAACAAACTTTTTCTAATCAAAATATGCAAATCAGACCGTCGATGAATACCCAAGTGCACGGTATAGTGTCCAATCAACAGATGCGTTTCAATTCCGTTATGGTACTAGAACAGAACCGTGGAAATTCCCAAATACAACAGTCTCAATTATCAGAACAAACCGGTCAACAGTTAACCGAACAGATTTATCCGACTAATAAGATTACATCGTCGCCAAGACCGAGTATTTTGAGGAAAAGAGACCACGAAGGTTCCCCGCTTAAAGCTGCTAAGAATCTAGTGCCGATTTTATCGAATTTGTCTTCACAACAATCCCATTGTCTACCTCCAGCTTCACCCCCATCGAGACCGGATTCCAGGGGGAACGGACATAGTTCTg GTGGTAGTACAACTATTTCTGCTACTTCTAGTCCTGGTTTAGCAGAAATAAACGACGACAGTAACCACgctattataaataataaagaagaagaagaaacgaaGCCCCCTCCAATGGAAATGAGTCCTAGGAAGAAACCAAGAAAACAACaact taccgGAAACGATTTGGACGAAAATAAAGACGATATGGAATTCATATCGGACCGTCCTATAAAAAAAGATGAAGATTCAGATGTAAATCAATCGGACGAACCGAAAGATGGCGCCCCAGAAGCCGGACAAGTTACCACAGTAAGAAAACCAGCATCGGCTAGTTTATTAAACAGTTATAGACAAAACTGGAAAGCAACTCATAATCATTATTTGAGACACACAGATGTGAAACCAAAAGACGAAAGGAGACCTACCATTATGGATCTGGCTAATCAGTACAGGGTGCAGGATAAAGTGAACGGATGGAAAATACATCATTTATCCACGCAAATGGAAGATCTG gCCGATCAAGAACAAACCGTCTATAATCAATTGACCGAATTGCTCAAGTGTACGGAATCCGAAGAAGGGtgtaaacaatttaataaagaaataaatagaatcaACGAATTGATTAAG ggtAATTTGCAgagaattaaaattataaatgacgGTATGGTGGAAGCGAAAACCTccattatgaaaatatttgatcacAAAGTTCACGTGACTGATATTATCAATAGATGTGCCAGTAaacgtaattttaaaaaaagggaAAAGTCTTGA